The genome window CTCCTGTACCGTCAGTCTCATCAGAAAGACAGTTATCTCCTGTACCATCAGTctcatcagacagacagttatctcctgtaccatcagtctcatcagacagttatctcctgtaccatcagtctcatcagacagacagttatctcctgtaccatcagtctcatcagacagacagttatctcCTGTACCGTCAGTCTCATCAGACAGTTATCTCCTGTACCATCAGTCTCATCAGAAAGACAGTTATCTCCTGTACCATCAGTctcatcagacagacagttatctcctgtaccgtcagtctcatcagacagttatctcctgtaccatcagtctcatcagacagacagttatctcctgtaccgtcagtctcatcagacagttatctcctgtaccgtcagtctcatcagacagttatctcctgtaccgtcagtctcatcagacagacagttatctcCTGTACCGTCAGTCTCATCGGACAGTTATCTCCTGTACCGTCAGTCTCATCAGACAGTTATCTCCTGTAGCGTCAGTctcatcagacagacagttatctcctgtaccatcagtctcatcagacagacagttatctcctgtaccatcagtctcatcagacagacagtgatCTCCTGTACCATCAGTCTCATCAGAAAGACAGTGATCTCCTGTACCATCAGTCTCATCAGAAAGACAGTGATCTCCTGTACCATCAGTctcatcagacagacagttatctcctgtactgtcagtctcatcagacagacagtgatCTCCTGTACCATCAGTCTCATCAGACAGTTATCTCCTGTACCATCAGTCTCATCAGACAGTTATCTCCTGTACCGTCAGTCtcatcagacagacagtgatCTCCTGTACCATCAGTCTCATCAGACAGTTATCTCCTGTACCGTCAGTctcatcagacagacagttatctcctgtaccgtcagtctcatcagacagacagttatctcCTGTACCATCAGTCTCATCAGAAAGACAGTTATCTCCTGTACCATCAGTCTCATCAGACAGTTATCTCCTGTACTGTCAGTCTCATCAGAAAGACAGTGATCTCCTGTACCATCAGTCtcatcagacagacagtgatCTCCTGTAGCGTCAGTctcatcagacagacagttatctcctgtaccgtcagtctcatcagacagttatctcctgtaccgtcagtctcatcagacagacagttatctcCTGTACCATCAGTCTCATCAGACAGTTATCTCCTGTACCGTCAGAGTCATCAGACAGTTATCTCCTGTACCATCAGTCTCATCAAACAGACAGTTATCTCCTGTACCATCAGTctcatcagacagacagttatctcctgtaccatcagtctcatcagacagacagtgatCTCCTGTACCGTCAGTCTCATCAGACAGTTATCTCCTGTACTGTCAGTCTCATCAGACAGTTATCTCCTTTACTGTCAGTCtcatcagacagacagtgatCTCCTGTACCATCAGTCTCATCAGACAGTTATCTCCTGTACCATCAGTctcatcagacagacagttatctcctgtactgtcagtctcatcagacagacagttatctcctgtaccatcagtctcatcagacagacagtgatCTCCTGTACCGTCAGTctcatcagacagacagttatctcctgtactgtcagtctcatcagacagttatctcctgtaccatcagtctcatcagacagacagtgatCTCCTGTACCATCAGACAGTTATCTCCTGTAGCGTCAGTctcatcagacagacagttatctcctgtaccgtcagtctcatcagacagacagtgatCTCCTGTACCATCAGTctcatcagacagacagttatctcctgtaccgtcagtctcatcagacagacagtgatCTCCTGTACCGTCAGTCTCATCAAACAGACAGTTATCTCCTGTACCGTCAGTCTCATCAGACAGTTATCTCCTGTAGCATCAGTctcatcagacagacagttatctcctgtaccatcagtctcatcagacagacagttatctcctgtaccatcagtctcatcagacagttatctcctgtaccgtcagtctcatcagacagacagttatctcCTGTACAAGCAGTGTCATCGTTGCTTTACAGAGAGATGGGAAGCAGGAAGGAAACCCTGTGTTATTACTATGTTTCTGTTTGTCTTCAGTATGATCTGAATTCTCAATAGCTTTTCATGGTATTTATTATCTTTCACATTATTCACTGAAGGTAAAGAACATGGCTGTACGTGAACTACTGCTAGTGTGGCTGGCGAGCACACTGCTGACTACTGGAGTAGCTGGGACTGAGGGCCAACTGCTGACTACTGGAGTAGCTGGGACTGAGGACCAACTGGTGACTACTGGAGTAGCTGGGACTGAGGACCAACTGGTGACTACTGGAGTAGCTGGGACTGAGGACCAACTGGTGACTACTGAGAGGGAAACTATGAACTGCTTAGTGAGAGGGAAACTATGAACTGCTTAATGAGAGGGAAACTATGAACTGCTTAATGAGAGGAGGGAAACTATGAACTGCTTAATGAGAGGAGGGAAACTATGAACTGCTTAATGAGAGGGAAACTATGAACTGCTTAGTGAGAGGAGGGAAACTATGAACTGCTTAATGAGAGGAGGGAAACTATGAACTGCTTAGTGAGAGGAGGGAAACTATGAACTGCTTAATGAGAGGAGGGAAACTATGAACTGCTTAGTGAGAGGAGGGAAACTATGAACTGCTTAATGAGAGGAGGGAAACTATGAACTGCTTAGTGAGAGGAGGGAAACTATGAACTGCTTAGTGAGAGGAGGGAAACTATGAACTGCTTAATGAGAGGAGGGAAACTATGAACTGCTTAATGAGAGGAGGGAAACTATGAACTGCTTAATGAGAGGAGGGAAACTATGAACTGCTTAATGAGAGGAGGGAAACTATGAACTGCTTAATGAGAGGAGGGAAACTATGAACTGCTTAATGAGAGGGAAACTATGAACTGCTTAGTGAGAGGAGGGGAACTTTTGAACTGCTTAATGAGAGGGAAACTATGAACTGCTTAATGAGAGGAGGGAAACTATGAACTGCTTAATGAGAGGAGGGAAACTATGAACTGCTTAATGAGAGGGAAACTATGAACTGCTTAATGAGAGGGAAACTATGAACTGCTTAATGAGAGGGAAACTTTTGATGAGATAATAGCATACATCTTGAATAATAACTTCAACATAACTTGTCATCCTGTTTACAGGTTGTGAACTGTAGCTTCAAGACACTGCAATTCATACCTTCAAATTACAGTCAAAACATCACCAAACTAATTCTGAGCAATAACCTCATAGAGCTGTCCAGCGCTGATGAAGCTGCTCTGAAGAACTACTCCAATTTGACTGAGCTCCATCTAGATGGTAACTGGTTGACTGACCTGCCAGGGAAGCTGTTTGAGGCCATGTCAAAACTGGAAGTCCTCAACCTGTCCCACAATAACATCAGTAAAGTGGAGCCGAAGGCGTTGGCTGGCCTGGTTAACCTGAGGGAGCTGGACCTGTCCTACAATCGTCTACAGTCACTACCTCCACATCTACTGGATGATTTAAAGAAGCTGTCTATCCTCAGGCTAAGGGGGAACACACTGCGGGAGTTAGACGTCTCTGTGGAGAGGAATCCATTAAAGGTTCTAGATCTGAAGGAGAATCCCTTGAACTGCTCTTGCGGTTTTCTCAACCGGATTAAATCGATTACCGACTCAAAGGTCCAGATAAGTAAGaagctttttttctctctctgttttgctTGTAATCCCCATTGGTCTATTTTTTCCATACAAATGCCTGGCTGTGGTCCTTACTTACACCATGCTGACATCTACTGACACCCaatgtttaaaatatttttaacCCCGAGTTTGTCTTCGTTTTGTTAATTTATTAATGAGAAACGGGAATGTGCGCATTTCTTCAGGAGTCTCAAATACCACCTGTGCCGGCCCCGAGGACCTGTCCGGTAAAGAGATACTGGACAACGGTACCAGCTGCTCTTCACGGTCGTCATCGACAACAACACTTCCAACACCTACAACTCAGTCAGccactaagccaacctcagcccAGATCACTACACACTTAGTGTCACTTGCAGTTATTACAAATGCAAGCCTCGTCCAAACAGgtaagatataatatatattgaaTCAATTGACTTGGTGTTACAGTAGAAATAGTCTCCTCTTGTCAACATCGTACGATCGAGACTTTTCAAGCTAAACAGCTTTGATTTGCTGGATGGATGACACGGTTAAAACACCGAATACGGCTATTGTTGAGAACAGAAGCATATGAGAGAGGTTGACCTACAAAAAAAATACTGTCATAGATGACTTCAGTTATGATTCTACGCATCAGTCAGCGGGCAAGGAAACCGTCATCGAGAAGACAAGAGCAGCTGCACTCTAAAGAAACCTCGTAAGAGTTCAAAACGTGACTCCAGGGAGGGTCCGTCATTTATTGAGAGTAAGAGTGCTTATCTAGGATCAGAGTTGCTTTTAAGATCATAATAAATGAGATTACACAGACGGAGGGggctgattctagatcagcactcttacccTGAGAAAGGAGGTTAAATCATTCTAGAACAATGTGGTCTGAGGAGGCCTCATATCCTGAGGAGcgaggttggggtcaattcaaattGTGAAAATTGACAAACATGAAAAAAAAAGAATGAAATAAATAGCTTCTACTTTCTAGTTTATTGATAAGTCATTAAAAATAGACACCCCCTTTTCCCCCAAAAATATTCGAATtgtaatttcagtgtacttcctgaattggcaGCCTTCAAATTCGAATTGAACCCCGCGTCCTCCTGAGGAAACCTCAGAAGAATGTTAAAAAAGGTATATGACCCCTGGATGTTTCTGTTCTGCTCAGGCGTGGACCCAGGCATTGGCAGTAGGGTGCCAGCGGTGGGGAACACCTGGAAGTTTCTCCTGGGTGTGATAGCAATCGCCCTGACTACCTCTATGCTCATCGTGTGTGCCGTCAAGTCCCCGTCCTGGTACAAGCTGCTTTTCAACTATCGGCACCAGAGGCTGAGAGACGAG of Salmo salar chromosome ssa01, Ssal_v3.1, whole genome shotgun sequence contains these proteins:
- the LOC106572700 gene encoding leucine-rich repeat-containing protein 19: MAVRELLLVWLASTLLTTGVAGTEGQLLTTGVAGTEDQLVTTGVAGTEDQLVTTGVAGTEDQLVVNCSFKTLQFIPSNYSQNITKLILSNNLIELSSADEAALKNYSNLTELHLDGNWLTDLPGKLFEAMSKLEVLNLSHNNISKVEPKALAGLVNLRELDLSYNRLQSLPPHLLDDLKKLSILRLRGNTLRELDVSVERNPLKVLDLKENPLNCSCGFLNRIKSITDSKVQIRVSNTTCAGPEDLSGKEILDNGTSCSSRSSSTTTLPTPTTQSATKPTSAQITTHLVSLAVITNASLVQTGVDPGIGSRVPAVGNTWKFLLGVIAIALTTSMLIVCAVKSPSWYKLLFNYRHQRLRDEEDADMYTTGRYSSFSLDTEQTETSAYELDHGLDESDNEEDGYIEDRYIETGVYEDNTET